In Silene latifolia isolate original U9 population chromosome X, ASM4854445v1, whole genome shotgun sequence, the following proteins share a genomic window:
- the LOC141618336 gene encoding choline-phosphate cytidylyltransferase 2-like, protein MSNNRNATPHLDPPTDRPVRVYADGIYDLFHFGHARSLEQAKKSFPNTYLLVGVCSDEITHRFKGKTVMTEAERYESLRHCKWVDEVIPDAPWVVNQEFLDEHKIDFVAHDSLPYADTSGAGKDVYEFVKAAGRFKETQRTDGISTSDIIMRIVKDYNQYVMRNLARGYTRKELNLSYVKEKRLRVNMRLNKLHEKVKEQQEKIQTVAKTAGVHHNEWVENADRWVAGFLEMFEEGCHKMGTAIRDRIQERLMGQQAAGLLANGKADDDESEEYFDHYDDDDDYYYYDEDEYYYDDDDENEAPKLESRHVEGSETKEEKKLPSITV, encoded by the exons ATGTCAAATAACCGTAACGCAACTCCGCATTTGGATCCGCCTACAGACCGACCCGTACGGGTTTACGCCGATGGCATCTACGATCTCTTCCACTTTGGTCATGCGCGTTCGCTTGAACAAGCCAAAAAATC ATTCCCAAATACATATTTGTTGGTGGGAGTCTGCAGCGATGAAATCACCCACAGGTTTAAGGGTAAAACTGTTATGACCGAGGCTGAGCGATATGAGTCTCTTCGGCATTGCAA ATGGGTTGATGAAGTTATTCCTGATGCACCGTGGGTAGTGAATCAAGAATTTCTGGATGAGCATAAAATCGATTTTGTGGCTCATGATTCCTTACC TTATGCTGATACCAGTGGAGCTGGTAAGGATGTCTATGAATTT GTGAAAGCTGCCGGGAGGTTCAAGGAAACCCAACGGACGGATGGTATTTCGACTTCTGACATCATTATGAGGATTGTCAAGGACTATAACCAATATGTTATGCGAAATCTGGCACGAGGATATACAAGAAAGGAGCTAAATCTTAGTTATGTAAAG GAAAAGAGGTTAAGAGTCAATATGAGGCTAAACAAACTACATGAGAAAGTCAAAGAGCAGCAGGAAAAG ATCCAGACTGTTGCCAAAACAGCTGGCGTTCATCATAATGAATGGGTGGAAAATGCTGATCGATGGGTCGCTGGATTTCTTGAGATGTTTGAAGAAGGATGCCATAAAATG GGAACCGCCATTCGAGACCGAATCCAAGAGCGTTTGATGGGGCAACAGGCAGCAGGATTGCTGGCTAATGGTAAGGCAGATGATGATGAAAGTGAAGAATACTTTGACCAttatgatgacgatgatgactaCTACTACTACGATGAAGATGAGTACTATTACGATGACGATGATGAAAATGAAGCACCAAAATTGGAGTCACGACATGTGGAGGGATCGGAAACCaaagaagagaagaaattgccgagtatAACCGTGTAG